In Methanosarcina siciliae T4/M, one genomic interval encodes:
- a CDS encoding nitrogenase component 1, producing the protein MIFSPDAFTGSILAVEGIRDAAVILNGPTGCKLYHSFLSDRQFPRESSHDPLAFQDEFYFGQPRVPCTCLDGEDYIRGSLQKFERALAAIAAKEKDLLMVINSPGASLVGDDLESVIKKAGMQDRCFVVENPGFSLPAARGFENVSIALLEHLKPHSIHGPLHRQNSKKKVNLIGLSLLQKYWEGSVAEMKRLLAFLGLEVGAAFLAGTSLDEIRESGDAVCNIVLFPEYGRRIAEWYRERLGTPIVFSSFGAPLGFDATESLLREVAIALDIDPAPALAEVRKARQVSYRQISRFHSYSGLPKGASFSIRAESSLAFPLTHWLYSYLGMAPLAVKLLPGSDPEIAESLRTFLEEKGFCEAWNRDPSLESADIAFADGPTLQLLKAKGCCKTGIEIALPEEGYIHLIPKTYLGVSGSLLLLEEIVNGLRSK; encoded by the coding sequence TTGATTTTTTCCCCTGACGCTTTTACGGGTTCTATCCTCGCAGTAGAAGGAATCAGGGATGCGGCTGTGATCCTGAACGGGCCTACAGGGTGCAAGTTATACCACAGTTTTCTCTCGGATAGGCAGTTTCCCAGGGAAAGTTCCCATGACCCCCTGGCGTTCCAGGACGAGTTCTATTTCGGGCAGCCCAGGGTTCCCTGCACCTGCCTGGACGGGGAAGACTACATCCGTGGTTCCCTTCAAAAGTTTGAAAGGGCACTTGCAGCAATAGCAGCAAAGGAAAAAGACCTGCTGATGGTGATTAATTCCCCAGGAGCAAGCCTTGTGGGAGACGATCTTGAGAGTGTGATCAAAAAGGCGGGAATGCAGGACCGCTGTTTTGTGGTGGAAAACCCGGGTTTTTCCCTTCCCGCAGCTCGGGGTTTTGAAAATGTTTCCATTGCCTTGCTCGAACACCTTAAACCCCATTCCATCCACGGTCCCCTTCATCGCCAGAATTCAAAGAAAAAAGTGAACTTGATAGGGCTTTCCCTTCTCCAAAAATACTGGGAAGGGTCTGTTGCAGAAATGAAGCGGCTTCTGGCTTTCCTGGGGCTGGAAGTGGGGGCCGCTTTCCTTGCAGGCACTTCCCTCGACGAAATCCGGGAATCAGGCGATGCCGTATGTAATATCGTTCTTTTCCCCGAATACGGCCGAAGGATCGCAGAATGGTACAGGGAACGCTTAGGGACCCCTATCGTGTTTTCTTCTTTCGGGGCTCCCCTGGGATTTGATGCAACTGAAAGCCTGCTGAGGGAAGTTGCGATCGCCCTGGATATCGATCCTGCGCCTGCCCTTGCGGAAGTGCGGAAAGCCAGACAGGTCAGTTACCGGCAGATTTCGCGTTTTCATTCTTATTCAGGGCTTCCCAAAGGAGCCAGTTTTTCAATCAGGGCTGAAAGCTCCCTTGCTTTTCCCCTTACACACTGGCTTTACTCCTATCTGGGAATGGCTCCCCTTGCAGTAAAACTACTTCCCGGAAGCGACCCCGAAATAGCAGAATCTCTCAGGACTTTTCTGGAGGAAAAGGGCTTTTGCGAAGCCTGGAACCGGGATCCTTCCCTCGAATCGGCTGATATCGCTTTTGCTGACGGCCCTACCCTTCAGCTTTTAAAAGCAAAGGGATGTTGTAAAACCGGCATCGAAATCGCCCTTCCGGAAGAAGGCTATATCCACCTAATTCCTAAAACATATCTGGGAGTTTCGGGTTCTCTCCTCCTCCTTGAGGAAATCGTTAACGGACTGCGTTCCAAATGA
- a CDS encoding HAD family hydrolase produces MQKKYLLWDFDNTLAYRDGMWGQTIYFLLQEYGYHSVELEDIKTHLITGFPWHTPEISHEEFFGGIQWWDYMTLHFSKIIHEFGINEILSTEIASQIKMKYLDITKWHLYDDTIPCLEREIDESYENIIVSNHVPELSHLVRDLRISKYFSQVYSSAHLGYEKPNLQIYRRVLDKLEDTSDVTMIGDSYTADVEGARNAGIKAILVRKENTHNYQNYCKGLDEIYNILL; encoded by the coding sequence ATGCAAAAAAAATATCTGCTGTGGGATTTTGATAATACTTTAGCTTATCGGGATGGAATGTGGGGGCAGACAATATATTTCCTATTACAAGAATATGGATATCATAGCGTTGAACTTGAAGATATTAAAACACATCTTATCACGGGCTTTCCTTGGCATACCCCGGAAATATCTCATGAAGAATTTTTTGGTGGCATCCAATGGTGGGATTATATGACGTTGCATTTCTCAAAAATAATACATGAATTTGGGATTAATGAGATATTATCAACTGAAATTGCAAGTCAAATAAAAATGAAATATTTGGATATTACAAAATGGCATCTTTATGATGATACAATTCCTTGTTTAGAACGAGAAATAGATGAAAGTTATGAAAATATAATAGTTTCAAACCATGTACCTGAATTATCCCATTTGGTAAGAGATTTGAGAATAAGTAAATATTTCAGTCAAGTATATTCATCGGCACATTTAGGCTATGAAAAACCAAATCTCCAAATATACAGGAGGGTGCTTGACAAACTTGAAGATACCAGTGACGTAACAATGATTGGTGACAGTTATACTGCAGATGTTGAAGGGGCGAGAAATGCAGGAATCAAAGCAATATTGGTAAGAAAAGAGAACACTCACAATTATCAAAACTATTGTAAAGGTTTAGATGAAATTTATAATATCTTACTCTAG
- a CDS encoding transposase: MIKIVGKGYKYFLLQLSDFLEITKTIVVSLKSVEGRKKYEKIFGRKFEDKKDNSRILTIHINQLTLTNFIGDLFEKTICLATFKDHFLSKNSKFKIILLGSDKKNKKKAENSRLCVRSISQRVLSDFFEDMINVLKRKINIPYRVKPLIVKSKDYMENVLPWNQILAFQNLKKFRGYLRNIFELNPSLDSYFTNLQVSLGYTPQLEVLAFNNIFKLEVSRCKLGYSNLESFIRDYNQNQALRNELKIKSGEKITLSSYRRNLKMIYPYLDKYAELLIQECKNLNLIGNKIWIWDRRFFECNCSGLKNKETGQLSDPDAGHYVKKTGKYSVLSGTGYTDTCIVDSWWGLPVYWDAVNASKNDNTIFQDTINQCMKSATEKPVFVIADAGPDSHLSNETVIEKGIIPIIAARANSVGNILKTEKGTHFRAQYIPRIYHKLLGKLYNIRTTVERKNSNDVVGYNRSKTPTRGSLWAKTYVSISNIAALLTALTAFEVGRHDLIRAPGAFRRLNV; encoded by the coding sequence ATGATAAAAATTGTTGGTAAGGGATATAAGTATTTTTTGCTTCAATTGAGTGACTTTTTAGAGATTACAAAAACAATAGTCGTAAGCTTGAAGAGTGTTGAAGGCAGGAAAAAATATGAAAAGATATTTGGAAGAAAATTCGAAGACAAAAAGGATAATTCAAGAATCCTTACTATTCACATTAACCAGTTAACACTTACAAACTTTATAGGAGATCTTTTCGAAAAAACAATATGTTTAGCCACTTTCAAGGATCATTTTCTTTCTAAAAATTCAAAATTTAAAATAATACTCCTAGGGAGTGATAAAAAGAATAAGAAAAAAGCGGAAAACAGTAGACTTTGTGTCAGATCTATATCTCAAAGAGTACTTTCCGACTTCTTTGAAGACATGATAAATGTCCTTAAAAGGAAAATTAATATCCCTTACAGGGTTAAACCTTTAATTGTGAAGAGTAAGGACTATATGGAAAATGTCCTTCCCTGGAATCAAATACTCGCTTTTCAAAATCTTAAAAAATTTAGAGGATATTTGAGGAACATTTTTGAACTAAACCCTTCACTTGATTCATATTTCACAAATCTTCAGGTTTCATTGGGATATACACCTCAACTTGAAGTATTGGCTTTTAATAACATTTTCAAGTTAGAAGTATCAAGGTGCAAACTTGGATATTCTAATCTTGAATCATTTATCAGAGATTACAATCAGAACCAAGCTCTAAGGAACGAATTAAAAATCAAAAGCGGAGAAAAAATCACTCTTTCTTCTTATCGACGAAACCTAAAAATGATTTATCCTTATCTGGACAAATATGCAGAATTATTGATCCAAGAATGTAAAAATCTTAACCTTATTGGTAACAAAATCTGGATTTGGGATCGAAGATTTTTTGAGTGTAATTGCAGTGGTTTGAAAAATAAAGAGACTGGACAGCTTTCCGATCCAGATGCTGGACATTATGTCAAAAAAACAGGCAAATATAGTGTATTATCAGGAACAGGATACACTGATACATGTATTGTTGATAGCTGGTGGGGTTTGCCTGTTTATTGGGATGCAGTAAACGCTAGTAAAAATGACAACACTATATTTCAGGATACAATAAACCAGTGTATGAAATCAGCAACAGAAAAACCGGTTTTTGTGATCGCGGATGCAGGACCGGATAGTCATCTTTCCAATGAAACCGTAATTGAGAAGGGGATTATTCCAATCATAGCTGCAAGAGCTAATAGTGTTGGAAATATATTAAAAACAGAAAAGGGAACCCATTTCAGAGCACAATACATTCCAAGAATTTATCATAAATTACTTGGAAAATTATACAATATCAGAACCACTGTTGAAAGGAAAAACTCAAACGATGTCGTTGGATACAATAGATCAAAAACACCGACAAGAGGGAGTTTATGGGCCAAAACTTATGTGTCGATAAGTAATATTGCCGCGTTACTTACGGCACTTACGGCTTTTGAGGTTGGAAGACATGACCTGATAAGAGCGCCAGGAGCTTTTAGAAGGTTGAATGTCTGA
- a CDS encoding class I SAM-dependent methyltransferase, whose product MDVSRVTRSKKAAKSSYDRLGKWYDLFVSPFEGEFIDTGLHKVQAAPGEVILEIGFGTGQGILKLARAVGNSGRIYGIDISNKMCEITRLKVEKAGFSKWVQLISGDALSLPFPGSSFNAIFMSFTLELFDTPEIPLVLKECQRVLKKDGRLCVVAMKQKHDPTPMLKLYEWAHRIFPNYIDCRPIFVREMLEEASFHILDTADFSSWGLPVEVVVCRNVKK is encoded by the coding sequence ATGGATGTAAGCAGAGTTACTCGCTCAAAAAAGGCAGCTAAAAGCAGTTATGACCGGTTGGGCAAATGGTATGATTTATTTGTCAGCCCCTTTGAGGGAGAGTTCATAGATACCGGACTTCATAAGGTGCAGGCTGCTCCCGGAGAAGTAATACTTGAAATCGGCTTCGGGACAGGTCAGGGTATCCTCAAACTCGCCAGAGCTGTCGGAAATTCCGGAAGAATCTATGGAATTGACATTTCTAATAAAATGTGTGAAATCACCCGATTGAAAGTAGAAAAAGCAGGATTTTCAAAATGGGTGCAGCTGATAAGTGGGGACGCCCTTAGTCTCCCTTTTCCAGGCTCTTCTTTTAACGCGATTTTTATGAGCTTCACACTTGAGCTTTTTGACACTCCTGAAATCCCTCTGGTTTTGAAGGAATGCCAGCGAGTGCTTAAAAAAGACGGAAGACTCTGTGTTGTAGCCATGAAACAGAAACATGATCCCACTCCAATGTTGAAGCTCTATGAATGGGCTCACAGAATTTTTCCGAATTATATTGACTGCAGGCCCATTTTTGTCAGGGAAATGCTGGAAGAAGCCAGTTTTCATATCCTGGACACAGCCGATTTTAGCAGCTGGGGGCTGCCAGTCGAAGTTGTTGTTTGCAGAAATGTGAAAAAATGA
- a CDS encoding SDH family Clp fold serine proteinase: protein MYAAETKKEKAEDTTLVMSDISRKALKLTRNVAKELLEGKVEAGPEGKRRLDDVVEKLVSGEMIHSTPLSSAEAKELGLPVSTDFPEDVHEFMKLFRPVKRNVEYVE, encoded by the coding sequence ATCTATGCTGCAGAAACGAAGAAAGAAAAAGCAGAAGACACCACTCTTGTAATGAGCGATATCTCCAGAAAAGCCCTCAAGCTTACCCGGAATGTCGCAAAAGAACTCCTTGAAGGCAAGGTAGAGGCAGGGCCTGAAGGGAAAAGAAGACTCGATGACGTGGTTGAAAAGCTGGTAAGTGGAGAAATGATCCACAGCACTCCCCTCTCATCCGCAGAGGCTAAAGAACTGGGGCTTCCCGTAAGCACGGATTTTCCCGAAGATGTGCACGAGTTCATGAAACTCTTCCGGCCTGTGAAAAGGAATGTGGAATACGTGGAATAA
- a CDS encoding SDH family Clp fold serine proteinase, which yields MSLFFILFFLYAVIYPQSQLKRIRMQRMAKIKAMEKNHAYKVLTMIHRREAISLFGMPAYQYIDEEDAEQILRWIRRYKDYPLELILHTPGGQLHASIQIARALRKHPKKTRVIIPHYSMSGGTIIALAADEIVMDKDAIIGPIEPQIGDFLRVLTPLLPGSMLQKRRKKKQKTPLL from the coding sequence ATGTCTCTTTTTTTCATACTTTTCTTCCTGTACGCTGTAATCTATCCGCAGTCGCAACTCAAAAGAATTCGGATGCAGCGTATGGCAAAAATAAAAGCTATGGAAAAAAACCATGCCTATAAAGTGCTCACGATGATTCACAGGCGAGAAGCGATCTCTCTTTTCGGAATGCCTGCTTACCAGTATATAGACGAAGAGGATGCCGAACAGATTTTGCGCTGGATAAGGCGGTACAAAGACTACCCTCTTGAACTCATCCTGCACACCCCCGGAGGCCAGCTCCATGCCAGCATTCAGATTGCCCGCGCTCTCAGGAAGCACCCCAAAAAGACCAGGGTTATCATCCCTCACTACTCGATGTCAGGTGGCACAATAATCGCCCTTGCAGCTGACGAAATCGTGATGGATAAGGATGCGATTATTGGGCCCATAGAGCCACAGATAGGAGATTTCCTTCGCGTACTTACCCCGCTCCTTCCTGGATCTATGCTGCAGAAACGAAGAAAGAAAAAGCAGAAGACACCACTCTTGTAA
- a CDS encoding AAA family ATPase: MSERERKTPARIEYLRVENYRALSQVEFKNLTPMTVLLGPNGSGKSTVFDVFAFLSECFESGLRRAWDRRGRAKELKTRGCEGPVVIEIKYKEPGFPKITYHLAVDERKGSPVVVEEWLQWRRGTRGKPFRFMEYREGKGRAISGEKPDEQDKRVEIPLKSPDLIAVNALGQFADHPRVASLRDFITGWHVSYLSVDDTRGQPEAGPQERLSRTGDNLANVIQYLAEQHPSRLEHIFEVLRNRVPHVEKVLAEAMPDGRLLLQIKDAPFDHPVLARFASDGTLKMLAYLVLLNDPEPPSFIGIEEPENFLHPRLLPELAEECRAASARGQFLVTTHSPFFVNALRPEEVRILYRDERGYTQTVRAADIRGIPEFIEAGASLGYLWLEGRFGFGDPLVNQGAPSRKGGKS; this comes from the coding sequence ATGAGTGAAAGGGAAAGAAAGACGCCGGCACGTATCGAGTATCTGAGGGTGGAGAACTATCGGGCACTGAGCCAGGTTGAATTTAAGAACCTTACACCAATGACAGTGCTTTTAGGTCCAAACGGCAGTGGAAAGTCTACGGTGTTTGATGTTTTCGCTTTCCTTTCGGAGTGCTTTGAATCAGGACTGCGACGGGCCTGGGATCGTCGGGGAAGGGCAAAAGAACTCAAGACACGCGGCTGTGAAGGGCCTGTGGTCATAGAGATAAAATACAAAGAACCGGGATTCCCGAAAATAACCTATCATCTGGCTGTAGACGAACGTAAGGGTTCGCCTGTAGTGGTGGAAGAGTGGCTGCAGTGGAGGCGAGGCACAAGGGGTAAACCCTTCCGATTTATGGAATACCGCGAAGGAAAAGGCCGTGCAATTAGCGGCGAAAAACCGGATGAGCAGGACAAGCGGGTTGAAATCCCACTCAAATCTCCGGATCTTATTGCGGTAAATGCTCTGGGACAATTCGCCGACCACCCACGTGTGGCTTCGTTGCGCGATTTTATTACAGGCTGGCATGTATCTTATCTTTCGGTGGATGATACACGTGGCCAGCCGGAGGCAGGACCACAGGAAAGACTTTCACGCACGGGCGACAACCTTGCCAATGTCATACAGTACCTGGCCGAGCAGCACCCCTCGCGGTTGGAGCATATCTTCGAAGTATTACGAAACCGCGTCCCTCATGTAGAAAAGGTGCTGGCTGAGGCTATGCCGGATGGCCGCCTCCTGCTCCAGATTAAGGACGCTCCTTTTGACCACCCAGTGCTTGCCCGCTTTGCATCTGACGGTACGCTCAAGATGCTGGCCTATCTGGTGTTACTTAATGATCCCGAACCTCCTTCATTCATTGGTATTGAAGAGCCTGAAAATTTCCTTCACCCGCGCCTGTTACCAGAACTGGCAGAAGAATGCCGTGCAGCCAGTGCCCGCGGACAGTTCCTTGTCACCACTCATTCACCTTTTTTCGTCAATGCTCTGAGGCCTGAAGAGGTTCGCATACTCTACCGCGATGAACGTGGTTACACCCAGACAGTCCGGGCGGCAGACATCCGGGGCATCCCGGAATTCATAGAAGCTGGGGCTTCTCTCGGATATCTTTGGCTTGAAGGGCGCTTTGGCTTTGGAGACCCACTGGTAAACCAAGGAGCTCCTTCACGCAAAGGTGGAAAGTCATGA
- a CDS encoding DUF4276 family protein, which translates to MNTGHLEILVEEPSMEAFLRELLPRMLGDKVSFEIYPFQCKDDLLSKLSSRLRGYSSWLPADWRVIVVVDRDDDDCRKLKQRMDEIVLREGLRTRSSDSAHWQVVNRIAIEELEAWYFGDWRAVKRAYPRVNANVPQKEAYHNPDAISGGTWEAFERLMKKAGYFQGGLRKIEAARQLGHQIDWQHNHSLSFQYFRDAVLEVL; encoded by the coding sequence ATGAATACCGGGCATCTGGAAATTCTGGTTGAAGAACCCTCCATGGAGGCATTTCTCCGAGAATTACTCCCCCGGATGCTCGGAGATAAAGTGAGCTTTGAGATTTATCCTTTCCAGTGCAAAGATGACCTTCTTTCCAAACTTTCCTCCCGACTGAGGGGCTACTCATCATGGCTTCCGGCAGACTGGCGTGTAATCGTTGTTGTGGACAGGGACGATGATGACTGCCGAAAACTCAAGCAAAGAATGGATGAAATCGTCCTCCGAGAAGGTCTTCGCACCCGCTCAAGTGACTCAGCCCACTGGCAGGTGGTAAACCGGATCGCAATCGAAGAACTCGAAGCATGGTATTTCGGGGACTGGAGAGCCGTTAAACGCGCCTACCCCAGAGTGAACGCGAATGTCCCACAAAAGGAAGCTTATCACAATCCAGACGCAATTTCCGGCGGCACCTGGGAAGCCTTTGAGCGGCTGATGAAGAAGGCTGGCTATTTTCAGGGAGGCCTGCGCAAAATAGAAGCTGCACGCCAGCTGGGGCACCAAATCGATTGGCAGCACAATCATTCTCTTAGCTTTCAGTATTTCAGAGACGCAGTCCTGGAAGTTTTATGA
- a CDS encoding reprolysin family propeptide-containing metallopeptidase: MEQEEVKQVKINMKLGTGVLLVTIMILSVVAVLSTAPEADANSDILNDIDFDKTSLKFNEILDNFETVTTNSTTFLNDVSDGRVTLELLGQEFDLDLQEMDSVSNDAVIITENGSMIPAPESSTYKGTVVGEANSNAILTATDDVILGEINVGDKSYFIEQTSRKYKGKVVHVVYSSDAIKDREILEYNPC; this comes from the coding sequence ATGGAACAAGAAGAGGTGAAACAGGTGAAGATAAATATGAAATTAGGAACGGGTGTATTGCTTGTAACAATAATGATTTTAAGCGTAGTAGCCGTTCTATCAACTGCACCTGAAGCGGATGCCAATTCGGATATTCTAAATGATATTGACTTTGACAAAACGTCGCTTAAATTCAATGAGATACTGGATAATTTTGAAACTGTTACTACAAATTCAACAACTTTTCTAAATGATGTCTCTGATGGTCGGGTCACGCTTGAACTGCTGGGACAGGAATTCGACCTTGATCTTCAGGAAATGGACTCGGTAAGTAATGACGCAGTAATTATAACAGAAAATGGATCCATGATACCTGCTCCTGAAAGCTCTACGTACAAAGGAACAGTTGTTGGAGAAGCAAATAGCAACGCCATATTAACAGCGACGGATGATGTTATTCTCGGAGAAATAAACGTTGGAGATAAAAGTTATTTTATTGAACAGACTTCTCGGAAATATAAAGGAAAAGTTGTTCATGTAGTCTATTCTTCAGATGCGATTAAGGATAGAGAAATTTTGGAATATAACCCCTGCTGA
- a CDS encoding PDDEXK nuclease domain-containing protein, which produces MSRRDKQELGPASNNSMLLEDIRHMIEATRSAVAATVNAGLTMLYWNIGKRINEEILKGERAEYGQEIVASLGRELASEYGNGFSVKNLRRMIQFSEVFPEEIVVTLLRQLSWSHFLVLVPLKDPLQREFYAEMCRIERWSVRTLRKQIDSMLYERTAISRKPEEVIRHELANLRDKDRLTPELVFRDPYVLDFLGLKDRYLEKDLEDAILRELESFLLELGVGFAFVARQRRIQIDDDDFYIDLLFYHRPLHRLIAIDLKLGNFKAEYKGQMELYLRWLDKYERQPGEESPLGIILCAGKKEEQIELLELNSSGIHVAEYLTELPPRELLAERLQRAVKTAQARLEVYE; this is translated from the coding sequence ATGAGCCGCAGGGATAAACAGGAACTTGGACCGGCTTCAAACAACTCTATGTTACTGGAAGATATTCGTCATATGATCGAAGCAACTCGCTCTGCAGTGGCTGCTACCGTTAACGCCGGCCTGACGATGCTCTACTGGAATATCGGCAAACGCATCAATGAGGAGATCCTCAAAGGTGAACGAGCAGAGTACGGGCAGGAGATTGTAGCTTCACTGGGTCGAGAATTGGCATCTGAGTACGGCAATGGATTCTCAGTGAAAAACCTGCGTCGGATGATCCAGTTTTCGGAGGTATTCCCGGAAGAGATTGTCGTGACACTGTTGCGACAATTGAGCTGGTCTCACTTCTTAGTTTTAGTTCCATTAAAAGACCCTCTTCAGCGCGAATTCTATGCTGAGATGTGCCGAATAGAACGCTGGAGTGTGCGCACTCTGCGAAAGCAGATTGATTCCATGCTGTATGAGCGCACCGCAATTTCACGCAAGCCTGAAGAAGTGATCCGTCACGAACTTGCCAACCTGAGGGACAAGGATAGATTGACGCCCGAACTTGTTTTCCGCGACCCTTATGTCCTGGACTTCCTCGGCTTGAAAGACCGTTATCTGGAAAAGGACCTGGAAGATGCAATCCTGCGCGAACTTGAGTCATTTTTACTGGAACTCGGTGTCGGCTTCGCCTTTGTAGCCAGGCAGCGGCGAATACAAATCGACGACGACGATTTTTACATAGATCTCCTTTTCTACCACCGTCCCCTGCACAGGCTTATTGCTATCGACCTGAAGCTCGGAAATTTCAAAGCCGAATACAAAGGCCAGATGGAGCTATACCTCCGCTGGCTGGACAAATACGAAAGGCAGCCGGGAGAAGAATCCCCTCTGGGAATCATTCTCTGCGCCGGAAAGAAAGAGGAACAAATTGAACTGCTGGAACTGAACAGTTCCGGTATCCACGTGGCTGAATACCTGACTGAACTGCCACCCCGTGAACTGCTGGCTGAAAGGCTGCAGCGTGCTGTTAAGACTGCGCAGGCAAGATTGGAAGTATACGAGTAA
- a CDS encoding class I SAM-dependent DNA methyltransferase, giving the protein MITGELKNKIDRIWDTFWSGGIANPLEVIEQITYLLFLRRLDDLHTLEENKSVHLKRPMERRIFPEGKDDKDLPYEDLRWSRFKNFAPAEMYTVVSEHVFPFLRTLGGDDSTYAKHMEGARFTIPTPALLSRVVDLLDDVPMEDRDTKGDLYEYMLGKIASAGQNGQFRTPRHIIRLMVELTSPQPTDIICDPACGTAGFLVCAGEHLREHHPNILHDEKLKQHFHHGMFHGFDFDNTMLRIGSMNMLLHGVENPDIRYRDSLAQDYASDEEAYTLVLANPPFAGSLDYESTSKELLKVVKTKKTELLFVALFMRLLKPGGRAAVIVPDGVLFGSSKAHKELRRMLVEEQKLDAIVSLPGGVFKPYAGVSTAILLFTKTNSGGTDHVWFYDMQADGWSLDDKRSPLLSEDKLGPVPSTGLSEEEHARNNLPDVLARWQERNSGELKRARTEQSFCVPKADIAAQGYDLSLNRYKEVVHEEVEYRAPKEILESLAKLEAEIQQGMKELEGMLG; this is encoded by the coding sequence ATGATCACCGGTGAACTGAAAAACAAAATAGACCGCATATGGGACACTTTCTGGTCCGGCGGGATAGCCAACCCCCTCGAAGTTATCGAACAAATTACCTACCTGCTGTTTTTACGGAGGCTGGACGACCTCCACACGCTGGAAGAAAACAAATCAGTCCACCTCAAACGCCCAATGGAACGCCGGATTTTTCCCGAAGGCAAGGACGATAAAGACCTCCCCTACGAAGACCTGCGCTGGTCCCGTTTCAAAAACTTCGCCCCGGCAGAGATGTATACGGTTGTCAGCGAACACGTCTTCCCCTTCCTGCGCACTCTGGGTGGAGACGATTCCACTTATGCCAAACACATGGAAGGTGCCCGCTTCACCATACCCACGCCTGCTCTGCTTTCAAGAGTGGTTGACCTGCTCGACGACGTGCCGATGGAAGACCGAGACACCAAAGGCGACCTCTACGAATACATGCTCGGCAAGATCGCATCTGCAGGCCAGAACGGCCAGTTCCGGACCCCACGCCACATAATCCGCCTGATGGTGGAACTTACTTCCCCGCAGCCGACAGACATCATATGCGACCCCGCATGCGGGACAGCCGGCTTTCTGGTATGTGCAGGCGAACATCTGCGGGAACACCACCCGAATATCCTGCACGACGAAAAGCTGAAACAGCACTTCCACCACGGGATGTTCCACGGTTTCGATTTCGACAACACCATGCTCCGCATAGGCAGCATGAATATGCTCCTGCACGGCGTGGAAAACCCGGATATCCGCTACCGCGACTCCCTTGCCCAGGACTATGCCAGCGACGAAGAAGCCTACACGCTTGTCCTTGCAAATCCTCCTTTTGCCGGTTCACTGGACTACGAGAGCACATCAAAGGAACTCCTGAAGGTCGTCAAGACCAAAAAGACCGAACTGCTTTTCGTTGCCCTTTTCATGCGCCTGCTCAAACCCGGAGGACGGGCTGCTGTTATCGTTCCTGACGGCGTGCTTTTCGGCTCAAGCAAAGCCCATAAGGAACTTCGCCGCATGCTTGTTGAGGAGCAGAAGCTTGATGCCATTGTTTCCCTTCCGGGCGGCGTTTTCAAGCCCTATGCAGGGGTTTCTACTGCCATCCTCCTTTTCACGAAAACAAATTCAGGAGGCACGGACCACGTCTGGTTCTACGATATGCAGGCCGACGGCTGGAGCCTTGACGATAAACGGAGCCCGCTTCTGAGCGAGGACAAACTGGGTCCTGTCCCTTCAACCGGGCTTAGCGAGGAGGAACACGCCAGAAATAACCTTCCTGATGTCCTTGCCCGCTGGCAGGAACGCAATTCCGGCGAACTCAAACGTGCCAGGACCGAACAGAGCTTCTGCGTGCCAAAAGCCGACATCGCAGCTCAGGGCTACGACCTTTCCCTCAACCGCTACAAGGAAGTTGTGCATGAGGAAGTGGAATACAGAGCCCCGAAAGAGATACTCGAAAGCCTCGCAAAGCTGGAAGCTGAGATTCAGCAGGGGATGAAAGAACTGGAAGGGATGTTAGGATGA